A region from the Stygiolobus caldivivus genome encodes:
- a CDS encoding DUF4443 domain-containing protein, with translation MEIVTLLNQAVTPKKGNKPNFDEAHVLLALDIIKKEQPIGRHLLMRKLGLSEASTRTLIKRLRELGLVNIDKVAGIILSDKGKELLDYFLQRTVVLESIKLDTINWDASCLILRNSSSLIEKIGILELRDLIIRSGATRTLIGIVDLDEKIELPPKTFNESEEVKKLKGEIKEKLTHVMKPYDLVIFFEPRNNYLAYKILLSLL, from the coding sequence GTGGAGATCGTAACACTACTAAATCAGGCTGTAACTCCTAAGAAGGGCAATAAGCCCAATTTTGATGAGGCTCATGTACTTTTAGCACTTGATATTATAAAGAAAGAGCAACCTATTGGGAGACATTTACTCATGAGAAAATTAGGGCTTAGCGAAGCGAGCACAAGGACTTTAATTAAGAGGTTAAGGGAATTAGGGCTAGTAAATATAGATAAAGTGGCAGGAATAATCCTTTCTGATAAGGGAAAGGAATTACTCGATTATTTTTTGCAAAGAACAGTAGTACTTGAAAGTATAAAGTTAGACACTATCAATTGGGACGCAAGTTGTCTCATATTAAGAAATTCTTCTAGCCTCATAGAAAAAATCGGGATATTAGAGCTAAGGGACCTAATAATTAGGTCTGGGGCTACTAGGACCTTAATAGGCATAGTAGACCTGGACGAAAAAATAGAACTTCCGCCAAAAACTTTTAATGAGAGCGAAGAAGTAAAGAAGTTAAAAGGGGAAATTAAGGAAAAACTAACCCATGTTATGAAGCCTTATGACTTGGTAATTTTCTTCGAACCGCGTAATAATTACTTAGCTTATAAAATATTATTATCACTACTTTAA
- the argF gene encoding ornithine carbamoyltransferase, which yields MLRGKSLLCLLDFSKQEIEKMMDVSFMMKNYVYTGNTPKLLEGKSVALIFEKPSTRTRVSTELAIRKLGGISIVLSKGELQLSRGEPVEDTARVLGRFVDGIGARVLDHKSLIIMSEYSKKPVINLLSDIAHPLQALSDYMTIKEKFGKYETVTFVGDGGDNVLISLMAFAAKLGLELRVASPKEYKPKQEIWKRIEEEAEKSGAIIEFYEDPYEAVRGSMVIYTDVWVSMGQEKIGEEKKKKLSQYKVSRDLMRYASKDAIFLHCLPAVRGEEVEAEVIDGPQSAVWDQAENRLYTAMSVFSLLI from the coding sequence ATGTTGAGGGGAAAAAGCCTACTTTGTCTGTTGGATTTTTCTAAACAAGAAATAGAAAAAATGATGGATGTATCTTTTATGATGAAAAACTACGTGTACACTGGCAACACACCCAAACTTTTAGAAGGAAAGAGTGTAGCCCTAATTTTTGAAAAGCCTAGTACTAGGACCAGGGTCAGTACGGAGCTAGCTATAAGGAAATTGGGCGGTATTAGTATAGTATTAAGTAAAGGAGAACTCCAGTTAAGTAGAGGTGAGCCCGTGGAAGATACTGCACGGGTATTAGGTAGGTTTGTAGACGGTATTGGTGCTAGAGTACTTGACCATAAAAGCCTTATAATAATGTCAGAGTATTCTAAGAAGCCTGTAATAAACTTGTTGAGCGATATAGCCCACCCTCTCCAAGCTTTATCCGATTATATGACGATAAAGGAAAAGTTTGGTAAGTACGAGACGGTAACTTTTGTAGGCGATGGGGGCGATAACGTGTTAATTAGTCTCATGGCTTTCGCTGCCAAGTTAGGGCTAGAGCTACGTGTTGCGTCTCCGAAGGAGTATAAACCTAAGCAAGAAATATGGAAAAGGATAGAGGAAGAGGCTGAAAAGAGTGGTGCAATAATAGAATTTTATGAGGATCCCTATGAAGCTGTGAGAGGGAGCATGGTTATCTATACAGATGTGTGGGTGAGTATGGGTCAAGAAAAAATAGGAGAAGAAAAAAAGAAAAAATTAAGTCAATATAAGGTGAGCAGAGATCTAATGAGGTATGCTAGTAAAGACGCTATTTTCCTACACTGTCTACCCGCGGTTAGAGGAGAAGAAGTAGAGGCGGAAGTAATAGACGGTCCTCAATCAGCTGTATGGGATCAAGCGGAGAACAGGTTGTATACTGCTATGTCGGTATTTTCACTTCTTATTTAA
- a CDS encoding arginine--tRNA ligase has translation MDPIREAKIEFSKILSEQLGISYDKVFKNIEYPTRDEVGDLALPIPSVSKDRTLLSKEYVDKGQKLIGEIKKSGIYVNAFIDEKNLFKFLFSNFPDNYGIEEAEKKFRIVVEHTSANPIHPLHIGHLRNSILGDTISRMLKIRGHAVNTRFYVNDAGRQVAILALGYMLLGEPELPSNIKADHWFGIIYSITNVLIEIKTIRQELQLINDDEKYREKIKRLDELVGIAAQHQERYPEIFNKLADEINRIEDVEAQIQNIIRQYESKSNDKVVQIIRKIVKYNLAAFEQSLNKLHISFDDYDYESDLLWSGEVNKIVSEALMRSIDYKGTKALNLELSKDEKEELSIPVGLQLPPLVLVRSDGTSLYTTRDIAYTIRKFSSFKADRVINVIAEQQSVPQMQLRASLYLLGYENYAKNLIHYSYGMVNLQGMKMSGRLGRFISLDEIVERVEEVARKKIQEKGGKIDNINEIVNAAIRYVILSVSANKPVTFNVNNVVDFDQNSGPYLQYTYARAYNILSKNYERLDIEKVDLSDIEGDKRKILILIAKFPEVLAKASDEMRPEDLVDFLRRVSDIFNRWYNNERVLQEQDPTKRMTRLFLVKGVERVLFNGLNAIGIKPLEKM, from the coding sequence GTGGATCCTATAAGAGAGGCTAAGATCGAATTCTCTAAGATCTTGTCGGAACAGTTAGGTATTAGTTATGATAAGGTATTTAAAAACATTGAATACCCTACGAGAGATGAGGTCGGAGATCTGGCTTTACCTATACCTTCAGTTTCTAAGGATAGAACGTTATTGAGTAAGGAATACGTAGACAAGGGGCAAAAACTCATAGGAGAAATTAAGAAATCAGGCATATACGTAAATGCCTTTATTGACGAGAAGAACTTGTTTAAATTTCTATTCTCGAATTTTCCTGATAATTATGGGATAGAGGAGGCTGAGAAAAAATTCAGAATAGTCGTAGAGCATACAAGTGCAAACCCTATTCATCCTTTACATATAGGACATTTACGAAACTCGATTTTAGGTGATACGATATCGAGGATGCTTAAGATAAGGGGGCATGCAGTAAACACAAGGTTCTATGTAAACGATGCAGGGAGACAAGTAGCTATCTTAGCATTAGGTTATATGCTTTTGGGGGAACCTGAACTGCCCTCTAATATTAAGGCTGACCACTGGTTTGGCATAATTTACTCAATAACTAATGTCCTAATAGAAATTAAAACTATAAGACAAGAACTCCAGTTAATAAATGACGATGAGAAATACCGTGAAAAGATTAAAAGGTTAGATGAACTAGTAGGTATAGCGGCGCAGCATCAGGAAAGATACCCAGAAATATTTAACAAATTAGCCGATGAAATTAACAGGATAGAGGATGTAGAAGCTCAGATACAGAACATAATTAGACAATATGAGAGTAAAAGTAATGATAAAGTTGTCCAGATTATAAGGAAAATAGTAAAGTACAACTTAGCAGCATTTGAACAGAGCCTCAATAAACTCCACATATCTTTCGACGACTATGATTACGAGAGTGACCTGCTGTGGAGCGGAGAGGTAAATAAGATAGTGTCTGAAGCGCTAATGAGGTCTATAGACTATAAGGGGACTAAGGCTCTAAATCTTGAATTAAGTAAAGATGAGAAAGAAGAGTTATCAATTCCTGTTGGCTTACAACTACCTCCATTAGTCCTCGTTAGGTCTGATGGTACTTCATTATATACTACTAGAGATATAGCCTACACTATTAGGAAATTTAGCAGTTTTAAAGCCGATAGGGTAATAAACGTGATAGCGGAACAGCAATCGGTTCCCCAGATGCAGTTAAGAGCGTCACTTTACTTATTAGGTTATGAGAATTATGCTAAAAACTTAATCCATTATTCTTACGGTATGGTGAATTTGCAAGGGATGAAAATGAGCGGAAGGCTTGGAAGGTTTATTTCTTTAGACGAGATAGTGGAAAGAGTAGAAGAAGTAGCTAGAAAGAAAATTCAGGAGAAAGGAGGTAAAATAGATAACATTAATGAAATAGTAAATGCTGCCATACGTTATGTGATCCTTTCTGTCTCGGCGAATAAACCCGTTACGTTTAACGTAAATAACGTGGTTGATTTCGACCAAAATAGCGGTCCTTATTTACAGTATACTTACGCTAGGGCTTATAATATCTTGTCAAAGAACTATGAGAGATTAGATATTGAAAAAGTAGACTTAAGTGATATAGAGGGCGACAAAAGGAAGATTTTAATACTAATAGCGAAATTCCCAGAGGTACTAGCAAAGGCGTCAGATGAAATGAGACCAGAGGATTTAGTAGATTTTTTGAGGAGAGTTTCGGACATTTTCAACAGGTGGTATAATAATGAAAGGGTTTTACAAGAGCAAGATCCAACTAAAAGGATGACAAGGTTGTTTCTAGTAAAAGGAGTAGAAAGAGTATTATTTAACGGGCTTAATGCGATAGGAATAAAACCTCTTGAGAAAATGTAA
- a CDS encoding replication initiator protein WhiP yields MKTDDTDIIDTVKVQENKSINPRSKLVEAVLVLLLARPLRTSEIAVNLGLETKYVSSYLSYWKRKGLVYQEAGRWHLSALGEDLAKEILESKNSTKFTEYLAIARDIFNEKVKPSINDKNKEKDDKERKEFLLFIEAKTSTAENKPQKTDLINCLDEILKKLDEEEKELLSYLLNKYKQWGSTYVYIDQLQEEFGADTAWLLRVLRKLQTKRILYLYHDPKLGLRIGFTQSFKDRISEC; encoded by the coding sequence ATGAAGACTGACGATACTGACATTATAGACACTGTAAAGGTTCAAGAAAATAAGAGTATTAACCCCCGGTCGAAATTAGTAGAGGCCGTCCTAGTCCTCCTCTTAGCCAGGCCACTAAGAACATCAGAGATAGCCGTAAACTTGGGGCTTGAAACTAAGTATGTTAGTAGTTATCTTAGTTACTGGAAAAGAAAAGGATTAGTTTACCAAGAGGCAGGTAGATGGCATCTTTCGGCATTAGGAGAGGACCTAGCTAAAGAGATCTTGGAGAGTAAGAATAGTACTAAGTTTACTGAATATTTAGCTATAGCTAGAGACATATTTAATGAAAAGGTTAAGCCCTCAATAAACGACAAGAATAAGGAAAAAGATGACAAAGAGAGAAAAGAATTTTTGTTGTTTATTGAAGCAAAAACCAGTACTGCAGAAAATAAACCACAAAAGACTGATCTTATTAACTGTCTAGATGAAATTCTGAAAAAATTAGACGAAGAAGAAAAAGAGTTACTATCATATCTCCTTAACAAATATAAGCAATGGGGGTCTACTTACGTTTACATAGACCAGCTCCAAGAAGAGTTTGGTGCCGATACAGCTTGGTTACTTAGAGTTTTAAGAAAGTTACAGACCAAGAGGATTCTCTACCTGTACCATGACCCTAAATTAGGACTTAGGATAGGTTTTACACAATCATTTAAAGACAGGATAAGCGAATGTTAA
- the acs gene encoding acetate--CoA ligase gives MPENLPFEERYYQPPYKQLYRESLEEPEKFWLRMSEEIEWFSPFQKVLDESNAPFYRWFIGGKVNITYNALDRHLKTRGNKVAIYWENEKGESRSLTYFQLYNEVNRFAKILQDLGIQKGDRVLIYLPLMPELPIAMLACARIGAIHSVVFSGFSTQAVIDRINDAKAKLVITTSHTVRRGKRVELKRIIDEAVSQAPTVEKVLVIKRDEEIELNEERDVLYQDLIKRAGYKKVEPENTDSTDPLFILYTSGTTGKPKGIYHLHGGYGLWTHLTTKWVFDLRDDDIFFNTADIGWITGHSYIVYGPLQNGATVLMYEGVPDYPNPDRWWELVEKYGVTVFYTSPTAIRTLMRYGEEWVKAHDLSTLRLLGSVGEPINPEAWRWYFKNVGKSQLPIVDTWWQTETGGIMISATPGLGNYMLKPSANGLPLPGVDAEVFDEEGKPTKAREKGYIVIKRPWPGILAGVWGDPERYVKTYFSKFQGVYYPGDYAVKDEDGFFYILGRADEVLKIAGHRIGTREIEDVLISHPAVAESAVIGIPDPVRGEVAVAAVVLKQGYQPSDELRKSLIEYVKNTLGPIVVFSGIYFVTKLPKTRSGKIMRRVVRSVISGQSLGDTSTLEDETSVDELKKIVEEFSKEIQNQQNQK, from the coding sequence ATGCCAGAGAATCTCCCTTTTGAAGAAAGATATTATCAGCCTCCTTATAAACAACTTTACAGAGAGTCATTAGAAGAGCCAGAAAAGTTCTGGTTAAGAATGAGTGAGGAAATAGAATGGTTTTCGCCGTTTCAGAAAGTACTAGACGAATCAAATGCCCCTTTTTACCGTTGGTTTATTGGAGGAAAAGTGAATATAACATATAACGCTTTAGACAGACATTTAAAAACTAGGGGGAATAAGGTCGCGATATATTGGGAAAACGAAAAAGGGGAAAGTAGGAGTTTAACATATTTCCAATTATATAATGAAGTTAATAGGTTTGCGAAAATTTTACAAGACTTAGGAATCCAAAAGGGAGATAGAGTCCTTATTTATCTTCCGTTAATGCCAGAGTTACCTATAGCCATGTTAGCTTGTGCTAGGATAGGCGCTATACACAGTGTAGTGTTCTCAGGATTTTCGACCCAAGCAGTAATTGATAGGATAAACGACGCTAAGGCAAAACTGGTTATAACAACATCGCATACTGTAAGAAGGGGTAAAAGAGTCGAATTAAAAAGGATAATAGACGAGGCGGTCTCTCAAGCACCTACAGTAGAAAAAGTTCTGGTAATAAAGAGAGACGAAGAGATCGAGCTAAACGAAGAAAGAGACGTACTTTACCAAGACCTAATAAAGAGAGCAGGATATAAAAAAGTAGAACCAGAAAATACAGATTCTACGGATCCCTTGTTCATCTTATATACGTCTGGGACTACTGGCAAACCAAAAGGGATCTACCATTTACACGGAGGTTACGGACTTTGGACTCACCTAACTACTAAGTGGGTCTTTGATTTAAGAGATGATGATATATTCTTTAATACCGCAGACATTGGGTGGATAACTGGGCATTCATATATCGTATACGGTCCTTTGCAAAACGGCGCTACCGTTTTAATGTATGAAGGTGTCCCGGACTATCCTAACCCAGATAGGTGGTGGGAATTGGTAGAGAAATATGGTGTAACAGTATTTTATACCTCACCTACTGCTATAAGGACGTTGATGAGATATGGCGAAGAATGGGTCAAGGCCCACGATTTATCTACTTTAAGGCTATTAGGGAGTGTAGGTGAACCAATTAACCCTGAAGCGTGGAGATGGTACTTCAAAAATGTGGGTAAGTCCCAACTACCTATAGTTGATACGTGGTGGCAGACAGAAACTGGAGGAATTATGATATCTGCAACGCCTGGACTAGGAAACTATATGCTTAAACCTAGTGCTAATGGGCTACCATTACCCGGGGTAGACGCTGAGGTCTTTGACGAGGAAGGTAAGCCAACAAAAGCGAGGGAGAAAGGGTATATAGTCATAAAGAGACCTTGGCCCGGCATACTTGCAGGAGTATGGGGAGACCCAGAGAGATATGTTAAGACTTACTTTTCGAAATTCCAAGGGGTATACTACCCAGGTGATTATGCAGTAAAAGACGAGGACGGGTTCTTCTATATCCTTGGAAGGGCTGATGAAGTATTAAAAATAGCGGGGCATAGGATAGGAACCAGAGAGATCGAAGACGTCCTAATTTCTCATCCAGCTGTAGCGGAGTCAGCAGTGATAGGTATACCAGACCCAGTTAGAGGAGAGGTAGCCGTAGCGGCTGTAGTATTAAAACAAGGATATCAGCCCTCCGACGAATTAAGAAAAAGCTTGATAGAATATGTTAAAAATACACTGGGTCCTATAGTAGTATTTAGTGGAATATACTTCGTAACTAAACTGCCCAAAACTAGGTCTGGTAAAATTATGAGGAGAGTCGTAAGGAGTGTGATTTCTGGTCAATCATTGGGTGATACGTCTACTTTGGAAGACGAGACATCAGTAGATGAACTAAAGAAAATAGTTGAAGAATTTTCCAAGGAGATTCAAAACCAGCAGAACCAGAAATAG
- a CDS encoding ATP-NAD kinase family protein, translated as MTKTICLLVNPVAGSGGRIGYKGSDSLHTYNQETPLRMARFLSTAPKDSVIYVVAPREMGEDYFKNTQLNYRVIDITIHSPTLRVDTINALNYFLEKESCNIIVFAGGDGTARDVYSVVKDTLPVLGIPTGVKMHSGVFANTPEGAGILLRHFVQGKTEVIITEILDIDEEAYRQGKYNVKLFGYARTINYSNLIVPNKEEIISEKEEVDEIAQYVIDKELSNPDITYVIGPGSTTKNILRKIGIETNFLCTDILQNMKLIKSCANYDDLLNLTGELKLILTPIGRQGFLIGRGNQEIGPLFLRKLLRIESNKVERDNIIVVSTRSKLYTFDCLRIDSGDPKLDNLMKGVYKVIVGYDEFVAVKTCDITD; from the coding sequence ATGACAAAAACAATTTGCCTACTTGTTAACCCAGTAGCAGGGAGCGGCGGAAGGATAGGCTATAAGGGGAGTGATAGCCTACATACATATAACCAAGAAACCCCGTTAAGGATGGCCAGGTTTTTGTCAACCGCACCCAAAGATAGCGTTATCTATGTGGTAGCCCCTCGGGAGATGGGAGAAGATTACTTCAAAAATACACAGTTGAACTACCGGGTTATTGACATAACAATACACTCCCCTACCTTGAGAGTTGATACTATAAACGCCCTTAACTATTTCCTCGAGAAAGAGTCATGTAACATAATAGTCTTTGCAGGAGGGGACGGTACAGCTAGAGACGTATATAGTGTAGTAAAAGACACCTTACCTGTCTTGGGGATCCCTACCGGAGTTAAAATGCACAGTGGGGTATTTGCAAATACTCCTGAGGGTGCAGGTATCCTTTTGCGCCACTTTGTACAAGGTAAAACCGAAGTTATTATTACAGAGATCCTCGATATAGATGAAGAAGCTTATCGGCAAGGGAAGTACAATGTGAAGCTCTTCGGTTATGCTAGAACTATTAATTACTCCAACTTAATAGTACCCAATAAAGAGGAGATAATTTCAGAAAAAGAGGAAGTTGACGAAATTGCGCAATATGTTATAGATAAAGAACTATCAAATCCAGACATAACTTACGTTATAGGACCTGGCAGCACTACAAAGAATATACTGAGAAAAATAGGGATAGAAACTAATTTCCTTTGTACTGATATTCTGCAAAATATGAAATTAATTAAGAGCTGTGCAAATTATGACGATTTGCTTAATTTAACCGGGGAGTTAAAGCTGATTTTAACACCTATAGGGAGGCAAGGGTTTTTAATAGGTAGAGGAAACCAAGAGATAGGGCCTTTATTTCTTAGAAAATTACTAAGAATAGAGAGTAATAAGGTAGAAAGAGATAACATAATAGTAGTTTCGACAAGAAGTAAACTATATACTTTTGATTGCTTAAGGATTGATTCCGGAGACCCCAAATTAGACAATTTAATGAAAGGAGTCTACAAAGTAATTGTGGGCTATGATGAATTTGTTGCAGTAAAGACTTGCGATATTACTGATTAG
- the thsA gene encoding thermosome subunit alpha, with product MAGAPVLLLKEGTNRTSGRDALRNNILAAVTLSEMLKSSLGPRGLDKMLIDSFGDVTITNDGATIVKEMEIQHPAAKLLVEAAKAQDAEVGDGTTSAVVLAGLLLDKADDLLDQNIHPTIIIEGYKKALNKALEIIDQLALKIDVSDLNSQATRDQLRKIVYTTMSSKFVAGGEEMDKIINLVLDAVSIVAEKQPDGSYSVPLDLIKIDKKKGGSTEDSMLVRGLVLDKEVVHPGMPRRVEKAKIAVLDAALEVEKPEISAKISITSPEQIKAFLDEEAKYLKEMVDKLASIGANVVICQKGIDDIAQHFLAKKGILAVRRVKRSDIEKLEKALGARIISSIKDATPEDLGYAELVEERRVGNDKMVFIEGAKNPRAVNILLRGSNDMALDEAERSINDALHSLRNVLSKPMIVAGGGAVETELALRLREYARSVGGKEQLAIEKFAEALEEIPMILAETAGMEPIQTLMDLRSKHSKGLVNAGVDVLNGKLNDDMMAINVIEPVRVKMQVLKSAVEAATAILKIDDLIAASPLKSEKKEGSKGGEGGEEGSNKPSFE from the coding sequence ATGGCAGGTGCTCCGGTATTACTCCTCAAAGAAGGTACAAATAGAACAAGTGGCAGGGATGCTTTAAGGAACAATATACTTGCAGCTGTAACGTTATCGGAAATGCTAAAGAGCTCATTAGGTCCTAGAGGACTAGACAAGATGCTAATTGACAGTTTCGGAGATGTTACAATAACCAATGACGGCGCGACAATAGTAAAAGAGATGGAAATTCAACACCCAGCTGCTAAGTTACTTGTAGAAGCAGCCAAAGCACAAGATGCTGAAGTGGGAGACGGTACCACTTCAGCCGTAGTATTGGCAGGATTACTACTCGACAAAGCTGATGACCTACTAGACCAGAATATACACCCAACAATTATAATTGAAGGATATAAGAAAGCTCTTAATAAAGCACTAGAAATAATCGATCAATTAGCCTTAAAGATAGACGTAAGTGATCTTAACTCCCAAGCTACTAGAGATCAGTTAAGGAAGATAGTATACACTACAATGTCGAGTAAGTTCGTTGCTGGCGGTGAAGAGATGGACAAGATAATAAACTTAGTGTTAGATGCAGTCTCTATTGTAGCAGAGAAACAGCCAGATGGAAGTTATAGCGTACCCCTCGACCTAATCAAGATCGATAAGAAAAAGGGTGGAAGCACTGAGGACAGTATGCTAGTACGCGGGTTAGTCCTTGATAAGGAAGTGGTTCACCCTGGTATGCCAAGGAGGGTCGAAAAGGCTAAGATTGCAGTCCTTGATGCGGCACTTGAAGTAGAGAAACCAGAAATTTCTGCTAAGATTAGTATAACTAGTCCTGAACAGATCAAAGCCTTCCTTGATGAGGAAGCTAAGTACCTGAAGGAGATGGTCGATAAGCTAGCTTCAATAGGTGCTAATGTAGTCATATGTCAGAAGGGTATTGACGATATAGCACAGCACTTCTTGGCAAAGAAGGGAATATTAGCCGTAAGGAGAGTAAAGAGGAGTGATATAGAAAAGCTGGAGAAGGCTTTAGGAGCTAGGATAATAAGTAGTATAAAAGATGCGACCCCTGAAGACTTAGGTTATGCTGAGTTAGTTGAGGAAAGAAGAGTAGGAAATGATAAGATGGTATTCATTGAAGGTGCTAAGAACCCCAGGGCTGTAAACATCTTATTAAGAGGGTCAAATGATATGGCATTAGATGAAGCCGAGAGGAGTATAAATGATGCATTACACTCGTTAAGGAATGTATTATCTAAGCCTATGATTGTTGCAGGTGGAGGAGCTGTTGAGACTGAATTAGCTTTAAGACTTAGAGAATATGCAAGGAGTGTAGGAGGGAAAGAGCAACTAGCAATTGAAAAGTTCGCAGAAGCTTTAGAAGAAATTCCTATGATATTAGCAGAAACTGCGGGTATGGAACCAATTCAGACTCTAATGGACTTAAGGTCTAAACACTCTAAAGGCCTAGTTAACGCTGGAGTAGATGTATTAAACGGTAAACTCAATGATGATATGATGGCTATTAATGTAATTGAGCCGGTAAGGGTTAAGATGCAAGTACTTAAGAGTGCTGTAGAAGCTGCTACTGCAATACTAAAGATTGATGACTTAATTGCTGCCTCTCCTTTAAAGAGCGAGAAGAAAGAGGGAAGTAAGGGCGGAGAAGGCGGAGAGGAAGGGAGTAATAAGCCATCATTTGAGTAA